A single Scleropages formosus chromosome 4, fSclFor1.1, whole genome shotgun sequence DNA region contains:
- the pou4f3 gene encoding POU domain, class 4, transcription factor 3, whose translation MMSMNGKQHFSMHPVMQEPKYSTLHSGSEAMRRVCLPTPQLQGNIFGGFDESLLARAEALAAIDIVSPGKSHPFKSDVTYHTMSCVPCTSTSSPVPISHPSTLTSHHHFHQGLDGDLLDHLSSSIAMSGMGAPDPSLMSQPSHQHHLQTVGHLHQAVAMGHPPSAHGGLSAVSNVESDPRELEAFAERFKQRRIKLGVTQADVGSALANLKIPGVGSLSQSTICRFESLTLSHNNMIALKPVLQAWLEEAEAEAANREKSSKPDLLSGSERKRKRTSIAAPEKRSLEAYFTIQPRPSSEKIAAIAEKLELKKNVVRVWFCNQRQKQKRMKYSAAH comes from the exons ATGATGTCCATGAACGGCAAGCAGCATTTCTCCATGCACCCGGTGATGCAGGAGCCCAAATACTCCACGCTGCACTCGGGTTCCGAGGCCATGCGCAGGGTTTGCCTGCCGACCCCACAG CTCCAGGGCAATATATTCGGGGGCTTTGATGAGAGTCTGCTGGCGCGTGCCGAAGCACTCGCGGCCATTGACATTGTCTCCCCCGGCAAAAGTCACCCTTTCAAGTCAGACGTGACGTACCACACCATGAGCTGCGTGCCTTGCACGTCCACTTCCTCCCCGGTGCCCATCTCCCACCCGTCCACGCTGACCTCCCATCACCACTTCCACCAAGGCTTAGACGGGGACCTCCTGGACCACCTGTCCTCGAGCATCGCAATGAGCGGAATGGGGGCCCCGGACCCATCGCTCATGTCACAGCCTAGCCACCAGCATCACCTCCAGACCGTGGGTCATCTACACCAAGCCGTGGCCATGGGACACCCGCCCTCGGCACACGGTGGACTGTCCGCCGTTAGTAACGTGGAATCCGATCCACGGGAACTGGAAGCGTTCGCGGAGCGTTTCAAGCAGAGGAGGATAAAGCTCGGGGTCACGCAGGCGGACGTGGGGTCGGCCCTGGCCAACTTGAAGATCCCCGGGGTGGGCTCCCTCAGCCAGAGCACCAtatgcaggttcgagtccctcaCCCTGTCTCACAACAACATGATCGCTCTGAAACCCGTCCTGCAGGCCTGGCTTGAGGAGGCGGAAGCGGAGGCGGCGAACCGGGAGAAGAGCAGCAAACCGGACTTGTTGAGCGGCAGCGAGAGGAAGCGAAAACGCACGTCGATAGCGGCACCCGAGAAGCGCTCCCTGGAGGCCTACTTCACCATCCAGCCCCGGCCGTCGTCGGAAAAGATTGCGGCGATCGCAGAGAAGCTGGAGCTGAAGAAGAACGTGGTTCGCGTGTGGTTTTGCAATCAAAGGCAAAAGCAGAAGCGGATGAAATATTCGGCAGCGCATTAG